A genomic window from Anticarsia gemmatalis isolate Benzon Research Colony breed Stoneville strain chromosome 24, ilAntGemm2 primary, whole genome shotgun sequence includes:
- the LOC142983389 gene encoding uncharacterized protein LOC142983389 produces MSAPKNSKQQQPCGKVKHPCKYCLQAVTRKTGLQCQGACKKWAHYKCLNYTPGKIADIKAGIIKVTCPCPDCVTNAPKEFLVNPPYTCSNHKCPANQRPKCTAKDCPTNAPKKCPQCPSPPREPSPPPCPPPLPVCLPNPDCLKPRTPPPPCPPSPPPCLPPPLPPCPPPPPPCPPPPKPVCIPSPPSPPKCHPICKTSGSPSMSLLSSGSSGSHRNVRVSTSDGNLNTKKKASMMAALQDMCCTMGKLTTQIKDLMGKMCKLQTSFITMSKCNKVKRPCKICLGPVSTKNGLQCQGACQSWVHYTCLNYTPGKIKDIKAGIIKITCPCPDCRTNMQKEFRTDQPFSCNNEMCPANLPPKCENNRCPVNSRFDPPMPPQCPLDHCGTDCKEFSVPHLPGIKPPCVPPPCAPPNIPRLACTGPVPRQPCPPPRPTCQNPCPPRPVCKPVTRQQCVASYECSPSQSYESGCSSSSSRQDLQCDYGVYPVMDAQPSNHMMEQMCNTVGQLTNQINDLMCKMKQACNDKPGSCDQPGPKSRRR; encoded by the exons ATGAGTGCTCCAAAGAATTCGAAACAACAACAGCCATGTGGAAAAGTGAAACATCCGTGTAAATATTGTCTTCAAGCTGTCACTCGGAAGACAGGATTGCAATGCCAGGGAGCTTGTAAAAAATGGGCACACTACAAATGCCTGAACTACACTCCTGGCAAGATAGCCGATATAAAAGCGGGTATAATAAAAGTAACGTGCCCGTGTCCTGACTGTGTGACGAATGCACCGAAGGAATTTCTTGTGAACCCGCCGTATACATGCTCGAACCACAAATGTCCGGCGAACCAGCGCCCGAAATGCACTGCAAAAGATTGTCCTACTAACGCACCGAAAAAGTGTCCCCAGTGCCCATCACCGCCGCGGGAACCTTCGCCTCCGCCGTGCCCGCCACCGCTGCCAGTATGTTTGCCAAACCCGGATTGTTTGAAGCCGCGGACTCCACCACCGCCTTGCCCTCCTTCCCCGCCCCCCTGCCTCCCGCCACCACTGCCTCCTTGCCCACCACCCCCTCCTCCTTGTCCACCACCCCCTAAACCGGTCTGCATACCGAGCCCGCCCTCCCCACCAAAATGCCATCCCATATGTAAAACAAGTGGATCACCCTCTATGTCTCTCCTCTCATCTGGTTCATCTG GTTCTCATCGGAATGTACGGGTGTCAACATCTGATGGCAACTTGAACACAAAGAAGAAAGCATCTATGATGGCAGCTCTGCAAGACATGTGCTGTACCATGGGCAAGCTCACCACGCAAATCAAAGACCTCATGGGCAAAATG TGTAAGTTACAAACCAGTTTCATCACCATGTCAAAATGCAACAAAGTCAAACGTCCGTGTAAGATTTGTTTGGGGCCAGTGTCCACCAAAAACGGCTTACAATGTCAAGGAGCATGTCAAAGCTGGGTGCATTACACTTGCCTGAACTACACCCCAGGAAAAATCAAAGACATAAAAGCTGgcatcataaaaataacatgcCCCTGCCCAGATTGCAGAACAAATATGCAAAAAGAGTTCAGGACCGACCAGCCATTCAGTTGCAATAACGAGATGTGCCCAGCTAATCTGCCCCCTAAATGCGAGAATAACAGATGTCCGGTGAACAGTAGATTTGATCCGCCCATGCCGCCGCAATGTCCTCTGGATCATTGCGGTACTGACTGTAAAGAGTTCAGTGTCCCTCACTTGCCGGGCATCAAGCCTCCTTGCGTGCCTCCACCTTGCGCGCCACCGAATATTCCTCGGTTGGCTTGTACGGGTCCGGTTCCCAGACAACCCTGCCCCCCGCCTCGCCCGACCTGCCAGAACCCTTGCCCACCAAGGCCGGTCTGCAAGCCAGTAACTCGCCAGCAGTGCGTCGCTTCGTATGAATGTTCACCATCACAATCATATGAATCCGGTTGCTCATCGTCATCGAGCAGACAAGATCTTCAATGTGATTACGGAGTATACCCAGTCATGGACGCTCAACCTTCTAATCATATGATGGAGCAAATGTGTAACACTGTCGGGCAGCTCACGAACCAGATCAACGACTTGATGTGCAAGATGAAGCAGGCCTGTAACGACAAGC